The Aggregicoccus sp. 17bor-14 genome has a window encoding:
- a CDS encoding AraC family transcriptional regulator: MPAPLQTPLALALARKQRAGAAGGARGRRLAQGAGWWVQEVLCTSGPTDARFEERHGAASVSLVLEGQFTYRAERGPVLLSPGALLLGNAAHAFECSHEHGEGDHCLSFQFEPSLLEALARDAGVRRPRFAHHRLPPLRALAPLVARAVALARGSPGEASLEELALRLGAAALVHSANEATPPPVSGADLRRVGRVLREVQGRLAEPHGLEALAARAGLSRFHFLRTFRRVTGVTPHQWLLRARLREAARRLATTRAPVTEVALEVGFQELSHFTRAFRAELGVTPGRFARSGR, translated from the coding sequence ATGCCTGCCCCTCTCCAGACCCCGCTCGCCCTCGCGCTCGCCCGCAAGCAGCGGGCGGGGGCCGCGGGTGGCGCACGGGGAAGGCGGCTCGCGCAGGGAGCGGGCTGGTGGGTGCAGGAGGTGCTCTGCACCTCGGGCCCCACGGACGCGCGCTTCGAGGAGCGCCACGGTGCGGCCTCGGTCTCGCTGGTGCTGGAGGGGCAGTTCACCTACCGCGCCGAGCGGGGCCCGGTGCTGCTGTCTCCCGGCGCGCTGCTGCTGGGTAACGCGGCCCACGCCTTCGAGTGCAGCCACGAACACGGCGAGGGCGACCACTGCCTCTCCTTCCAGTTCGAGCCGTCCCTGCTCGAGGCGCTCGCGCGCGACGCGGGCGTGCGCCGCCCGCGCTTCGCCCACCACCGGCTGCCCCCGCTGCGGGCACTCGCGCCCCTCGTCGCGCGCGCGGTGGCCCTGGCGCGCGGCAGCCCGGGCGAGGCTTCGCTCGAGGAGCTCGCGCTCCGGCTCGGGGCGGCCGCCCTCGTGCACAGCGCGAACGAGGCGACGCCGCCCCCGGTGAGCGGTGCGGACCTGCGCCGGGTGGGGCGGGTGCTGCGCGAGGTGCAGGGCCGTCTCGCCGAGCCGCACGGCCTGGAGGCGCTCGCCGCGCGCGCAGGGCTCAGCCGCTTCCACTTCCTGCGCACCTTCCGCCGCGTGACGGGCGTGACGCCGCACCAATGGCTCCTGAGGGCGCGCCTGCGCGAGGCGGCCCGGAGGCTCGCCACCACGCGCGCGCCGGTGACCGAGGTGGCGCTGGAGGTGGGCTTCCAGGAGCTCTCCCACTTCACGCGCGCCTTCCGCGCGGAGCTGGGCGTGACGCCCGGCCGCTTCGCGCGCTCCGGGCGCTGA
- the rseP gene encoding RIP metalloprotease RseP, with amino-acid sequence MGNLGYFVLLLGVLVFVHELGHFLVAKWCGVKVVRFSIGFGPKLLSFTHGETEYQIALLPLGGYVKMVGEAAVQGGEEELAPGDEKRSLAAQPPWKRVAIFVAGAAMNLLFPVLVYFFVFVGASQAIAPRVGYVSPGLPAASAGVRPGDTVLAIDGEPVRSFQEVQSKLQSRYERPIQLKLEREGRVETVTLTPAKTEGSDGVQSTPRGMIGIMPVRLAPMLGVPEGSAAAAAGLRTFDRVLSVNGQRVADEVELSRVLERAQGELTLSVQRMARVEVGPVTGRVPSVETVKLARQPGQGYAALGAESAELYVAAVAPGSSAAKAGLKVGDRLVSFNGKPLETFLQLQTALSGLKEQPFSLAWRTGADERTAQLQQAYLTEKDELGNESRALVLGVSSRLALPSATVEPERVTLHTGPAEALGQALQVVPRITGQLIGVLGGLITGSVPLSNVSGPLMMYELAGKTAAQGMDSFLHLMAVISINLGVMNLLPIPILDGFHILAAVWEGVRRRPIPARAREVANMVGLAMLIMLMVLAFANDGKRMLGL; translated from the coding sequence ATGGGGAATCTGGGGTACTTCGTCCTGCTGCTCGGCGTGCTCGTGTTCGTCCACGAGCTGGGCCACTTCCTCGTCGCCAAGTGGTGCGGCGTGAAGGTGGTGCGCTTCTCCATCGGCTTCGGCCCCAAGCTGCTCAGCTTCACGCACGGGGAGACCGAGTACCAGATCGCGCTGCTGCCCCTGGGCGGCTACGTGAAGATGGTGGGCGAGGCGGCGGTGCAGGGCGGGGAGGAGGAGCTCGCGCCCGGCGACGAGAAGCGCAGCCTCGCCGCGCAGCCGCCCTGGAAGCGCGTGGCCATCTTCGTGGCGGGCGCGGCCATGAACCTCCTCTTCCCGGTGCTGGTCTACTTCTTCGTCTTCGTGGGGGCGAGCCAGGCCATCGCGCCGCGCGTGGGCTACGTGTCCCCGGGCCTGCCGGCGGCGAGCGCGGGCGTACGCCCCGGCGACACGGTGCTCGCGATCGACGGCGAGCCGGTGCGCTCCTTCCAGGAGGTGCAGAGCAAGCTGCAGTCGCGCTACGAGCGGCCCATCCAGCTGAAGCTCGAGCGCGAGGGGCGCGTGGAGACGGTGACCCTCACGCCCGCGAAGACCGAGGGCAGCGACGGCGTGCAGTCCACGCCGCGCGGGATGATCGGCATCATGCCGGTGCGGCTCGCGCCGATGCTCGGCGTGCCCGAGGGGTCTGCGGCGGCCGCCGCGGGCCTGCGCACCTTCGACCGCGTGCTCTCGGTCAACGGCCAGCGCGTGGCGGACGAGGTGGAGCTCTCCCGCGTGCTCGAGCGCGCGCAGGGCGAGCTCACCCTGAGCGTGCAGCGCATGGCGCGGGTGGAGGTGGGGCCGGTGACGGGGCGCGTGCCCTCGGTCGAGACCGTGAAGCTCGCGCGTCAGCCCGGACAGGGCTACGCGGCGCTGGGGGCGGAGAGCGCCGAGCTCTACGTGGCGGCGGTGGCCCCGGGCTCCAGCGCGGCGAAGGCGGGGCTGAAGGTGGGCGACCGCCTCGTCTCCTTCAACGGCAAGCCGCTGGAGACCTTCCTCCAGCTGCAGACGGCGCTCAGCGGGCTCAAGGAGCAGCCCTTCTCGCTCGCGTGGCGCACGGGCGCTGACGAGCGCACGGCGCAGCTGCAGCAGGCCTACCTCACGGAGAAGGACGAGCTGGGCAACGAGTCGCGCGCGCTGGTGCTCGGCGTGAGCTCGCGGCTCGCCCTGCCCAGCGCCACCGTGGAGCCCGAGCGCGTCACGCTGCACACCGGCCCCGCCGAGGCGCTGGGCCAGGCGCTGCAGGTGGTGCCGCGCATCACCGGCCAGCTCATCGGCGTGCTGGGCGGGCTCATCACGGGCTCGGTGCCGCTGAGCAACGTGAGCGGTCCGCTGATGATGTACGAGCTGGCCGGCAAGACGGCCGCGCAGGGCATGGACAGCTTCCTGCACCTGATGGCGGTCATCTCCATCAACCTCGGCGTGATGAACCTGCTGCCCATCCCCATCCTGGACGGCTTCCACATCCTCGCGGCCGTCTGGGAGGGCGTGCGCCGCCGGCCCATCCCGGCGCGGGCGCGCGAGGTGGCCAACATGGTCGGGCTCGCGATGTTGATCATGCTCATGGTCCTGGCCTTCGCGAACGACGGCAAGCGGATGCTCGGGCTCTAG
- a CDS encoding lipase family protein, producing MRALPLLSLCVGVVLGCGPAEELPEAAPAAEVGSQSAALVNPAGLTSHFRTWLSNNGYGSYDFNRGDLAGGSYGGKASDADAVTRHPVIFIHGNSDRALAYGSASYTGWSASINYFESQGYRPRELYATTWGPANVLYTSQQYHSRENVMRVRKFIEAVKAYTGAAKVDIVAHSMGVTLARKAILGGYASDAADGGQYYVGASLTGSVDTFVGISGANRGLTACYSTGPTTPTCGSTNGLYPGYWNGVGVSGRSAFLQNLYSSSGYEGAYRYSLFSTQDEVIGYGGVVYYEYTSRIPGQTGERVFSSSGYTHNDTKDKTAAIQLRMVRDHATQ from the coding sequence ATGCGCGCGTTGCCCCTGCTGTCCTTGTGCGTGGGAGTGGTGCTGGGCTGTGGCCCGGCGGAGGAGCTGCCGGAGGCCGCCCCGGCGGCCGAGGTGGGCTCGCAGTCCGCGGCGCTGGTGAACCCCGCGGGCCTCACCTCGCACTTCCGCACCTGGCTGAGCAACAACGGCTACGGCAGCTACGACTTCAACCGCGGCGACCTCGCCGGCGGCTCCTACGGCGGCAAGGCGAGCGACGCGGACGCCGTCACGCGCCACCCCGTCATCTTCATCCACGGCAACTCCGACCGCGCGCTCGCCTACGGGAGCGCGAGCTACACGGGCTGGAGCGCGTCCATCAACTACTTCGAGTCGCAGGGCTACCGCCCGCGCGAGCTGTATGCGACGACGTGGGGGCCGGCGAACGTGCTCTACACCTCGCAGCAGTACCACTCGCGCGAGAACGTGATGCGGGTGCGCAAGTTCATCGAGGCCGTGAAGGCCTACACCGGCGCGGCGAAGGTCGACATCGTCGCCCACTCGATGGGCGTGACGCTCGCGCGCAAGGCCATCCTCGGAGGCTACGCGAGCGACGCCGCGGACGGCGGGCAGTACTACGTGGGCGCGAGCCTCACCGGCAGCGTGGACACCTTCGTGGGCATCTCGGGCGCCAACCGCGGGCTCACCGCCTGCTACAGCACCGGCCCCACCACCCCCACCTGCGGCTCCACCAACGGCCTGTACCCGGGCTACTGGAACGGCGTGGGCGTGAGCGGCCGCAGCGCCTTCCTGCAAAACCTCTACTCGAGCAGCGGCTACGAGGGCGCCTACCGCTACAGCCTCTTCAGCACTCAAGACGAGGTCATCGGCTACGGCGGCGTCGTCTACTACGAGTACACGAGCCGCATCCCCGGCCAGACGGGCGAGCGCGTCTTCTCCTCGAGCGGCTACACGCACAACGACACGAAGGACAAGACGGCCGCCATCCAGCTGCGCATGGTGCGCGACCACGCGACGCAGTAG
- a CDS encoding glycosyltransferase family 87 protein encodes MRVLVALSVALAVGLLAVAVAAGLGAPWALVAVAAGLCAALGFWATWRHPAVALDAAASSRGLAWLSGPGTLAALVLLTRLLVFMADPAQVGASLVPSSDWEVRHSCLTAYSVAAQAVERTPRIYDDALYDAPGSSATGVRTPRMLGPFRVDVFEYPPPFLLLPRAVGVLAPDFLRQRLLWFALEAGLMLGALLAVARALGPTVGTRALLMSPLVWVAYPTLSVLQKGNVQGAVIAASMLAMLLFERRRWAAGGAVLAFVTLSKLFPGMLLVYLLARRQWRALAWTAVMGAVWLGLSLLDLGGAPYAAFLERLPQILGGEAFPAFRNPAAMAINFSVPGLAFKLKLFGVPGMGFAAAKALGWVYTLVVIAAAWAAGRRTSTPAERPLAWLTLLLLATLRSPFLPQAYAAFTPLWLLTLLAATAAPHARTLAALGLTWLGLNVFWPLDWTLAPRTLALLSGVPQLLTFALAALALARVLRRGHLESRASRAALAAGARPAATASGL; translated from the coding sequence ATGCGCGTGCTCGTGGCCCTGTCCGTGGCGTTGGCAGTGGGACTCCTCGCCGTGGCGGTGGCCGCGGGCCTCGGGGCCCCCTGGGCTCTGGTGGCGGTGGCCGCGGGGCTCTGCGCCGCCCTCGGCTTCTGGGCGACCTGGCGTCACCCGGCCGTCGCGCTGGATGCGGCGGCGAGCTCCCGCGGCCTCGCGTGGCTCTCCGGCCCCGGGACACTCGCGGCGCTGGTGCTGCTCACGCGCCTGCTGGTCTTCATGGCGGACCCCGCGCAGGTCGGCGCCTCGCTCGTGCCCTCGAGCGACTGGGAGGTGCGCCACTCCTGTCTCACGGCCTACTCCGTGGCGGCGCAGGCCGTGGAGCGAACCCCGCGCATCTACGACGACGCGCTGTACGACGCGCCCGGCAGCAGCGCGACCGGCGTGCGCACGCCCCGGATGCTCGGGCCCTTCCGCGTGGACGTCTTCGAGTACCCGCCCCCCTTCCTCCTGCTGCCGCGCGCGGTGGGAGTACTCGCACCGGACTTCCTTCGGCAGCGGCTGCTGTGGTTCGCGCTCGAGGCAGGGCTGATGCTGGGCGCGCTGCTCGCCGTGGCTCGGGCGCTGGGGCCCACCGTGGGCACGCGCGCCCTGCTGATGTCGCCGCTCGTCTGGGTCGCGTACCCCACGCTGAGCGTCCTGCAGAAGGGCAACGTGCAGGGCGCGGTGATCGCCGCGTCGATGCTCGCGATGCTGCTCTTCGAGCGGCGCCGCTGGGCCGCGGGGGGAGCGGTGCTCGCCTTCGTGACGCTGAGCAAGCTCTTCCCCGGGATGCTGCTCGTCTACCTGCTGGCGCGGCGCCAGTGGAGGGCCCTCGCGTGGACGGCAGTCATGGGTGCGGTGTGGCTCGGCCTCTCGCTGCTGGACCTCGGCGGGGCCCCCTACGCGGCGTTCCTCGAGCGCCTGCCGCAGATCCTCGGAGGCGAGGCCTTTCCGGCCTTCCGCAACCCGGCCGCCATGGCGATCAACTTCTCGGTGCCCGGCCTCGCCTTCAAGCTGAAGCTGTTCGGCGTGCCGGGCATGGGCTTCGCGGCGGCCAAGGCGCTCGGGTGGGTGTACACGCTGGTCGTCATCGCGGCCGCATGGGCAGCTGGCCGGCGCACATCGACCCCGGCCGAGCGTCCCCTGGCCTGGCTCACCCTCCTCCTGCTCGCCACGCTGCGCAGCCCCTTCCTGCCGCAGGCCTACGCGGCCTTCACGCCGCTGTGGCTCCTCACGCTGCTGGCGGCCACCGCCGCGCCGCACGCGAGGACGCTCGCGGCGCTGGGGCTCACCTGGCTGGGCCTCAACGTGTTCTGGCCGCTGGACTGGACGCTCGCGCCGCGGACGCTCGCGCTGCTGAGCGGCGTGCCGCAGCTGCTCACCTTCGCGCTCGCAGCGCTCGCGCTCGCCCGGGTGCTCCGCCGGGGCCACCTCGAGTCGCGCGCCTCCCGCGCAGCGCTCGCTGCAGGCGCCCGCCCTGCGGCGACGGCCTCGGGGCTGTAG
- a CDS encoding phosphatidate cytidylyltransferase, with translation MNEKNKNLVIRVVSAFVLLPVILFLLFKGGFYSAALLGFAAAVCAGEYYTIVYKRLWPAAWVGAAVALLLPMLPALAPRAYAEAAFWLVAAFFFFSWVYQLLAGGALQEAPTRASHLLTGCLYGGVGMMALSALRLREDGFWWVFAALVITWLNDTMAYFAGRFLGRRKLYPAVSPNKTWEGFLGGLLGSVLGLFILRAVAFPVLTVVDCAVLGVLGGLLGPMGDLCESMLKRAYGVKDSSRLVPGHGGMLDRIDALLFNAPLVFLYASYVRAVLN, from the coding sequence GTGAACGAGAAGAACAAGAACCTCGTCATCCGGGTGGTCTCGGCCTTCGTGCTGCTGCCCGTCATCCTCTTCCTGCTCTTCAAGGGCGGCTTCTACAGCGCCGCGCTGCTGGGCTTCGCCGCGGCCGTGTGCGCAGGCGAGTACTACACCATCGTCTACAAGCGGCTGTGGCCGGCGGCCTGGGTGGGCGCGGCCGTGGCGCTGCTGCTGCCGATGCTGCCCGCGCTCGCGCCGCGCGCGTACGCCGAGGCCGCGTTCTGGCTCGTCGCCGCCTTCTTCTTCTTCTCGTGGGTGTACCAGCTGCTCGCGGGCGGAGCGCTGCAGGAGGCGCCCACTCGCGCCTCGCACCTGCTCACCGGCTGCCTGTACGGCGGGGTGGGGATGATGGCGCTCAGCGCGCTGCGGCTGCGCGAGGACGGCTTCTGGTGGGTGTTCGCCGCCCTGGTCATCACCTGGCTCAACGACACCATGGCCTACTTCGCCGGGCGCTTCCTCGGGCGGCGCAAGCTCTACCCCGCGGTGAGCCCGAACAAGACGTGGGAGGGCTTCCTCGGCGGGCTGCTGGGCTCGGTGCTGGGGCTCTTCATCCTGCGCGCCGTGGCCTTCCCGGTGCTCACGGTGGTGGACTGCGCGGTGCTCGGCGTGCTCGGCGGGCTGCTGGGCCCGATGGGCGACCTGTGCGAGAGCATGCTCAAGCGCGCCTACGGGGTGAAGGACAGCAGCCGGCTCGTGCCGGGCCACGGCGGCATGCTGGACCGCATCGACGCCCTGCTCTTCAACGCCCCGCTGGTGTTCCTCTACGCGTCCTACGTGCGCGCAGTGCTGAACTAG
- the uppS gene encoding polyprenyl diphosphate synthase, whose protein sequence is MQPPLAPVPAPTALELQVRQLPLPRHVGIIMDGNGRWAELRGKPRLEGHREGSASVREVTRCARRVGLEALTLYAFSSQNWARPAEEVAGLMELLRDYLERERAEILDNGIRLNAIGEVDRLPRYVREPLERLREESRQNTGMTLTLALSYGGREELLHAARAMAQAAARGEVALERLEPRDLERFLWTAELPPVDLIVRTSGEYRLSNFLLWQAAYAELVFTDALWPDFRTEAFLRTLAQYQQRERRFGMTSAQVKCEEPPQRAKA, encoded by the coding sequence ATGCAACCCCCCCTCGCGCCGGTCCCGGCTCCCACGGCCCTCGAGCTCCAGGTGCGACAGCTCCCGCTGCCGCGCCACGTGGGCATCATCATGGACGGCAACGGGCGGTGGGCGGAGCTGCGGGGCAAGCCGCGCCTCGAGGGGCACCGCGAGGGCTCGGCGAGCGTGCGCGAGGTGACGCGGTGCGCGAGGCGGGTGGGGCTCGAGGCGCTCACCCTGTACGCCTTCAGCAGCCAGAACTGGGCCCGGCCGGCCGAAGAGGTGGCGGGGCTGATGGAGCTCCTGCGCGACTACCTCGAGCGCGAGCGCGCCGAGATCCTCGACAACGGCATCCGGCTCAACGCGATCGGCGAGGTGGACCGGCTGCCGCGCTACGTGCGCGAGCCGCTCGAGCGCCTGCGCGAGGAGAGCCGCCAGAACACCGGCATGACGCTCACCCTGGCGCTCTCCTACGGCGGGCGCGAGGAGCTGCTGCACGCGGCGCGCGCGATGGCGCAGGCGGCGGCGCGCGGCGAGGTGGCGCTGGAGCGGCTCGAGCCGCGCGACCTCGAGCGCTTCCTCTGGACGGCGGAGCTGCCGCCGGTGGACCTCATCGTGCGCACCAGCGGCGAGTACCGGCTGTCCAACTTCCTCCTCTGGCAGGCGGCGTACGCCGAGCTCGTCTTCACGGACGCGCTCTGGCCCGACTTCCGGACGGAGGCCTTCCTGCGCACGCTCGCCCAGTACCAGCAGCGCGAGCGGCGCTTCGGGATGACCTCCGCACAGGTGAAGTGCGAGGAGCCTCCCCAGCGGGCCAAGGCGTGA
- a CDS encoding serine/threonine-protein kinase — protein MPPKVIGPYRVLDTLGAGGAGTVYRAVDRRNNEAVALKLLSAGPALDPRAARRLAREFETLADLAHPNVVKVFDTGVYQGYPYLAMELIEGLTLRHYLSLRGEDLLSPSASGSGSGSHHVPRWQEGPRLDLRALRDPEAFASDDSDELSLSEDVSHDGTFGLAAFGEESPSEEVSGPESLRAFARAMEEPDTRGDSGAFVLPPDVSLVGADAAAHAGRAGGADLQELNRPERVGRLKDSMLQLCEALAYIHQRGLVHRDLKPSNIMVDEDRQVRLMDFGLAKFLADDAQVTADGRLVGTFRYMAPEQILGEQLDARADLYSLGVILYELLSGQPPFDAKTPYELWQKVLETEPVPLLALNLRGDVQLARVAHRLMRKEPDDRYQTAEEVLEALSE, from the coding sequence ATGCCTCCGAAGGTGATCGGTCCCTACCGCGTCCTCGACACGCTTGGCGCTGGCGGCGCCGGCACCGTCTATCGGGCGGTGGACCGGCGCAACAACGAGGCCGTGGCGCTCAAGCTGCTCTCGGCGGGGCCGGCGCTGGACCCGCGCGCGGCGCGGCGGCTCGCCCGCGAGTTCGAGACGCTGGCGGACCTGGCCCACCCCAACGTGGTGAAGGTCTTCGACACCGGCGTGTACCAGGGCTACCCCTACCTGGCCATGGAGCTCATCGAGGGGCTCACGCTGCGCCACTACCTCTCGCTGCGCGGAGAGGATCTCCTCTCCCCCTCGGCCTCCGGCTCCGGCTCCGGCTCTCACCATGTCCCCCGCTGGCAGGAGGGGCCCCGCCTGGACCTGCGCGCGCTTCGCGACCCGGAGGCCTTCGCCTCCGACGACTCGGACGAGCTCTCGCTCTCGGAGGACGTGTCGCACGACGGCACCTTCGGGCTCGCCGCCTTCGGCGAGGAGTCCCCCAGTGAGGAGGTCTCCGGCCCGGAGTCCCTGCGCGCCTTCGCCCGCGCGATGGAGGAGCCGGACACGCGCGGGGACTCGGGCGCCTTCGTGCTGCCCCCGGACGTGAGCCTGGTGGGGGCGGACGCCGCCGCGCACGCGGGCCGCGCAGGCGGCGCGGACCTGCAGGAGCTCAACCGCCCCGAGCGCGTGGGCCGGCTGAAGGACTCCATGCTGCAGCTGTGCGAGGCGCTCGCCTACATCCACCAGCGCGGCCTCGTGCACCGCGACCTCAAGCCCTCCAACATCATGGTGGACGAGGACCGGCAGGTGCGGCTGATGGACTTCGGGCTCGCCAAGTTCCTCGCGGACGACGCGCAGGTGACGGCGGACGGCCGCCTGGTGGGCACCTTCCGGTACATGGCTCCGGAGCAGATCCTCGGCGAGCAATTGGACGCGCGCGCGGACCTCTACAGCCTGGGGGTCATCCTCTACGAGCTGCTCAGCGGCCAGCCCCCCTTCGACGCGAAGACCCCCTACGAGCTGTGGCAGAAGGTGCTGGAGACGGAGCCCGTGCCCCTGCTCGCCCTCAACCTCCGGGGCGACGTGCAGCTCGCCCGCGTGGCCCACCGCCTCATGCGCAAGGAGCCGGACGACCGGTACCAGACCGCGGAGGAGGTGCTCGAGGCGCTTTCGGAGTAA
- a CDS encoding ATP-binding protein, whose translation MTTDTRAPAEQALQASRFRLFTLWLGPLCGLFTVLYLVAALALGAPRFLAASLLALLLGLSCAVGHVCARQGRLEAAAWAVGGTLLAVAFLFSLVLPYAYPTLVVMPVAAMALVLPYLQGLSLRRFAACAAAASLGSAAAGLGLRTASGIPAELERLFVLATLAIAVSLTLLALWQFSSRLRELLERVREADTRKSDFVAVLSHELRNPLASIRTAAALLSRPLPNGLTAPLATAQAELVEREAAHMARLLEDLLDTARLGRGELVLRPEPVAVAELLARAAELVRPALAARGGTLQVDAGPPGLGVHGDPVRLVQVLSNLLHNAVKYSPDGARIGLTARQVGGDVELEVRDAGQGVEAQDQARIFEPFAQGGDPLTRSGGGLGLGLALVRQLVALHHGSVRVHSAGRGQGSTFTVRLPALAEAVMHAPEAAAPAPSPQEQGARVLVVDDNVNAARSLSLLLKLSGYQVEVAHDGPSALVRAREWQPTHVVMDIGMPQMDGYAVAQQLRAQPALAGVRLFALTGYGQEEHRERARSVGFEEHFTKPVSPELLLRALASNA comes from the coding sequence ATGACCACCGACACCCGCGCCCCCGCCGAGCAGGCGCTGCAGGCCTCCCGCTTCCGCCTCTTCACGCTGTGGCTCGGCCCCCTGTGCGGGCTGTTCACGGTGCTGTACCTGGTGGCGGCGCTGGCGCTCGGCGCGCCGCGCTTCCTTGCCGCGAGCCTGCTCGCGCTGCTGCTCGGGCTCTCGTGCGCGGTGGGGCACGTGTGCGCCCGCCAGGGGCGGCTGGAGGCGGCGGCGTGGGCGGTGGGCGGCACGCTGCTCGCGGTGGCCTTCCTCTTCAGCCTGGTGCTGCCCTACGCCTACCCCACGCTGGTGGTGATGCCGGTGGCGGCGATGGCGCTCGTGCTGCCCTACCTGCAGGGCCTGTCGCTGCGGCGCTTCGCGGCGTGCGCGGCGGCGGCCTCGCTGGGCAGCGCTGCGGCAGGGCTGGGGCTGCGCACGGCCTCGGGAATTCCGGCGGAGCTCGAGCGCCTCTTCGTGCTGGCCACGCTCGCCATCGCGGTGAGCCTCACGCTGCTCGCCCTCTGGCAGTTCAGCTCGCGGCTGCGCGAGCTGCTCGAGCGCGTGCGCGAAGCGGACACACGCAAGAGCGACTTCGTGGCGGTGCTCTCGCACGAGCTGCGCAACCCCCTCGCCTCCATCCGCACCGCGGCGGCGCTGCTCTCGCGGCCGCTTCCCAACGGGCTCACCGCGCCCCTCGCCACGGCGCAGGCAGAGCTCGTGGAGCGCGAGGCTGCGCACATGGCGCGGCTGCTCGAGGACCTGCTGGACACGGCGCGCCTGGGCCGCGGAGAGCTGGTGCTGCGCCCCGAGCCCGTGGCCGTGGCGGAGCTGCTCGCGCGCGCCGCCGAGCTGGTGCGCCCCGCGCTCGCCGCGCGCGGCGGCACGCTGCAGGTGGACGCGGGCCCGCCGGGGCTCGGCGTGCACGGAGACCCGGTGCGCCTGGTGCAGGTGCTGAGCAACCTGCTGCACAACGCGGTGAAGTACTCGCCGGACGGGGCGCGCATCGGGCTGACTGCGCGGCAGGTGGGCGGGGACGTCGAGCTCGAGGTGCGCGACGCGGGCCAGGGCGTGGAGGCGCAGGACCAGGCGCGCATCTTCGAGCCCTTCGCCCAGGGCGGAGACCCCCTCACCCGCAGCGGCGGGGGCTTGGGCCTCGGGCTCGCGCTGGTGCGCCAGCTCGTGGCCCTGCACCACGGCAGCGTGCGGGTGCACAGCGCGGGGAGGGGACAGGGCTCCACCTTCACCGTGCGCTTGCCCGCGCTCGCCGAGGCCGTCATGCATGCGCCCGAGGCCGCAGCGCCCGCGCCTTCGCCGCAGGAGCAGGGCGCACGCGTGCTGGTGGTGGACGACAACGTGAACGCCGCGCGCAGCCTCTCGCTCCTGCTCAAGCTCTCGGGCTACCAGGTGGAGGTGGCCCACGACGGGCCCAGCGCGCTGGTGCGCGCGCGCGAGTGGCAGCCCACGCACGTGGTGATGGACATCGGCATGCCGCAGATGGACGGCTACGCCGTGGCGCAGCAGCTGCGCGCACAGCCCGCGCTCGCCGGCGTGCGCCTCTTCGCGCTCACCGGCTACGGGCAGGAGGAGCACCGCGAGCGCGCACGCTCCGTGGGCTTCGAGGAGCACTTCACCAAGCCGGTGAGCCCCGAGCTGCTGCTGCGCGCGCTGGCGTCGAACGCCTGA
- a CDS encoding RluA family pseudouridine synthase encodes MSDETTHELSVPAEKAGTRLDLFVGDALGLSRARLKRLFDEGAIRVNGRSAKKGQLVEAGQAVRVTVEEHKREAVADATSFALSVLHEDAALVFVDKPAGRPSHPLQPGETGTVANALVARYPECASASTDPREGGLCHRLDVETSGVLLAARSREAWEAMRQAFSGRDVDKRYLALVTGPLGDEGDIELPLRHHPRHPDRVEPAAEGGPDAREAHSRFRVLAREGEYSLVEVRIFTGVLHQVRAHLAAVGAPLVGDALYGGRAEPELGRFFLHARALGVTHPTSGQPLWVHSPLPAELRASLERHGLTLPSEPSGEAAPQG; translated from the coding sequence GTGAGCGACGAGACGACGCACGAGTTGAGCGTGCCCGCCGAGAAGGCCGGCACGCGGTTGGACCTGTTCGTGGGGGACGCGCTGGGCCTGTCCCGCGCGCGCCTCAAGCGCCTCTTCGACGAGGGCGCCATCCGGGTGAACGGGCGCAGCGCGAAGAAGGGCCAGCTGGTGGAGGCCGGCCAGGCGGTGCGCGTCACCGTGGAGGAGCACAAGCGCGAGGCCGTGGCGGACGCCACCTCCTTCGCGCTCTCCGTGCTGCACGAGGACGCGGCGCTCGTCTTCGTGGACAAGCCTGCGGGCCGCCCCAGCCATCCGCTGCAGCCCGGGGAGACGGGCACGGTGGCCAACGCGCTCGTCGCGCGCTACCCCGAGTGCGCGAGCGCCTCGACCGACCCGCGCGAGGGCGGGCTGTGCCACCGCCTGGACGTGGAGACCAGCGGCGTGCTGCTCGCCGCGCGCTCGCGCGAGGCGTGGGAGGCGATGCGCCAGGCCTTCAGCGGGCGCGACGTGGACAAGCGCTACCTTGCGCTGGTGACGGGGCCGCTCGGGGACGAGGGCGACATCGAGCTGCCCCTGCGCCACCACCCCCGCCACCCGGACCGCGTGGAGCCCGCGGCGGAAGGCGGCCCGGACGCGCGCGAGGCGCACTCGCGCTTCCGCGTGCTCGCGCGCGAGGGCGAGTACAGCCTGGTGGAGGTGCGCATCTTCACCGGCGTGCTGCACCAGGTCCGCGCGCACCTCGCCGCCGTGGGCGCGCCGCTGGTGGGCGATGCGCTGTACGGCGGGCGCGCGGAGCCCGAGCTCGGGCGCTTCTTCCTGCACGCGCGCGCGCTCGGCGTCACCCACCCGACGAGCGGCCAGCCCCTCTGGGTGCACAGCCCCCTGCCCGCGGAGCTGCGCGCGAGCCTGGAGCGCCACGGGCTCACGCTGCCCTCCGAGCCGTCCGGGGAAGCGGCACCCCAGGGCTAG